In the genome of Synechococcus sp. CB0101, the window ACCTGCTCAACGAGGCCGCGATTCTCGCCGCGCGCCGCGAGCTCACCGAAATCTCCATGGATGAGGTGAACGACGCGATTGAGCGCGTGATGGCTGGTCCTGAGAAGAAGGACCGCGTGATGAGCGAGAAGCGCAAGCGCTTGGTGGCCTACCACGAGGCAGGCCACGCCCTGGTGGGCGCGCTGATGCCCGACTACGACCCGGTGCAGAAGATCTCGATCATTCCCCGCGGCAACGCCGGCGGCCTCACCTTCTTCACCCCCAGTGAAGAGCGGATGGAATCGGGCCTTTACTCACGCGCCTATCTCCAGAACCAGATGGCGGTTGCCCTCGGCGGCCGCGTTGCTGAGGAGATCGTCTACGGCGAAGACGAGGTGACCACCGGTGCCTCCAACGACCTGCAGCAGGTGGCCCGTGTGGCTCGCCAGATGGTGACCCGCTTCGGCATGAGCGATCGCCTCGGTCCTGTGGCCCTCGGCCGCAGCCAGGGCGGCATGTTCCTCGGCCGCGACATTGCCGCTGAGCGTGACTTCTCTGAAGACACCGCCGCAGCGATCGACGAAGAGGTGAGCCAACTGGTGGCTGAGGCCTACAAGCGCGCCACGGCGGTGCTCAACGGCAACCGTGTGGTGCTGGATGAGCTCGCCGAGATGCTCGTGGAGCGGGAAACCGTGGACGCGGAGGACCTGCAGGAGCTGCTGATTCGCAGCGACGTGCGGGTGGCTGAGTACGTCTGATCCCTCCGGCTTGATCAGTGGCCTCCGCCGCCAGCCGTTGCTGGCGGTGCTTAGGCCTCAATCCCTCCAACAGGCTCGCCTGCAGCTCCAGCAGCTGCACCAGGCGGGCCTTTGCCATGCGGAGTTGGCGGTGGATCCCACGCCGGCGTGGGTGGCGATGGCGCGCGAGTTGGTGAGCAACTTCCCCGAGCTGCGCTTGGGAGCAGCATCCGTGCGCTGCTCGGCTGGCCTGGAGGCGGCTCTGCAGGCCGGCCTTGGCTACGTGGTGTCGCCGATCCTCGATCGTGCCCTGCTGGACCAAGCGGCGGCGGCGGCGATCACCCTGGTGCCCGGTGTTTTCAGTCCCACCGAAATCGCCGCGGCAGTGCGTTGGGGCGCACCGGCGGTGAAGCTCTATCCGGCTGTGAGCCTTGGACCTGGCTATTGGCGCTCCCTGGCGGGGCCGTTGCGGCCATTGCCCTTTTGTATTGCAGCCGGAGGCCTCGCGCCTGGTGATGCCAGCGCTTGGTATGCCGCCGGTGTGGATGCCCTGGCGCTGGGGAGCTGCCTGTTTGATGGCGCCCAGCTCGATCCAGCCCTGAGCCAGCTTGTTGTCAACCTGAGATCAAAGTGCTACTCCTGAGATAGACGATGTTGTCTGTATGTCTCAGCTCACGATCAAGCTCAGCGACAAGGCCGATGCCCTGATCGCTCAGCTTCAGAAGGAGATCTTCAATCGCCGCCGTAAGAAGGTGTCGGCCTCCGGCGTGGTGGAGACCTTGGTGGAGAGCGGCGCCAAATCGCAATCCGATAAGCGCTTCGCCACCTCCTGGAAGAACCTGATCAGCGACATCGAAAAGGCGGCCAAGCTCGCCAATGCCCACGGCAGCAAGCCCGCCAATCTCAGCGATGCGGAATGGGCCATGGTGCTCAGCCACCGCGCCCGCTCCGGTAGCCCCAAGGCGGCCGCAAAACCAGCTGCCAAAGCCAGCCGCCGCACCGCCGCGGCTACGCCAGCGACCGCCAAGGCTGCGCCTGCCCGCAAAGCAGCCGCGAAGCCCGCTGCCAAACCAGCGGCGAAGGCCAAGCCCAAGCCCGCCAAGGCTGCCCGTAACCCGGTGAAGAAGGCCGCTGTCAAAGCGGTGCCCAAAGCCAAGGCCGTGGCCGGCGGCTCCTCGGTGGCACGCCGCATGGCGAAGGCGGTGAGTCGTTTGAGTGCTGCATCGCCTGCAGCGCCCAGCAGCAATGGAGTCGCTCAGCTCACACCGGTGAGCTGAGCTCCAACAAGCTCAGTGGTGGATCACCACAGGCTGCACTGACCCTGTTGGCGCAGCAGGTGATCCGCCAGCACCAACGCCACCATCGCCTCCACCATCGGCACGGCCCGCGGCAGCACGCAGGGGTCGTGGCGGCCTTTGGCTTCCAGGGTGGTGGCTTCGCCGCGGTCGTTGATCGTTTGCTGAGCCTTGCGGATCGTGGCGGTTGGCTTGAACGCCACCCGGATCACGATCGGCTCGCCGTTGCTGATGCCGCCCTGAATGCCGCCTGAATTGTTGGTGGCGGTGTGCAGGGAGCCATCGCCGGTGGGCAGGAAGGCGTCGTTGTGCTCGCTGCCTTTCTGCAGCGTGCCCTCAAAGCCGGAGCCGATCTCAAAGCCCTTGGTGGCCGGCAGCGACATCACCGCCTTGGCCAGATCGGCTTCCAGCTTGTCGAATACGGGCATGCCGAGCCCCACGGGGGCCTGACGCACCACGCACTCGATCACGCCGCCGCAGGAATCGCCATCGCGGCCGATCGCCTCGATCCGCTCGATCATTTGCTCCGCCATCGCGGCATCCGGGCAGCGCACGATGTTGGCCTCCACATCGTCGAGTTGCACCGAGCTTGGATCGATCGTGGCTTCCAGGGTGTGAATGCGCTTCACCCAGGCGATCACCTCGGTGCCATTGGCCTTTGCCAGTAGCTGTTTGGCAATCGCACCGGCGGCAACACGGCCGATCGTTTCCCGGGCGGAGGCGCGGCCACCGCCACTGCGCGCCTGGATGCCGTATTTGGCCTGATAGGTCGCGTCAGCGTGGGAGGGGCGGAAGGCCACCTCCATCTCCTTGTAGTCCTGGGGCCGTTGATCCTTGTTGCGCACCACCATGGCGATTGGGGTGCCGAGGGTCACGCCGTCGAGCAGCCCGCTGAGGATCTCAACGCGGTCGTCTTCTTTGCGAGGGGTGGTGATCTTGCTCTGTCCGGGTTTGCGCCGGTCCAGTTCCGCCTGAATCGCCTCGAGATCGAGCTCAAGCCTTGGAGGGCAGCCATCCACGATCACACCCACCCCGCCGCCGTGGGATTCACCGAAGGTGCTGATGCGGAAGAGATCGCCGAAGCTGCTGCCCATGGGCTGAATGCGCTGCAGCGAGCCTACAAACTGGGCTCTGATTGAAGCCTGACGCGCCGGTGAGGAAAGAGGAGCGGGCAGCCCTGATCTTGCAGCGCCTGGAGGAGCATTACCCCACCACACCGGTGCCGCTGGATCACAGCGATGCCTTCACCTTGTTGATTGCGGTGCTGCTCAGCGCCCAATGCACCGACAAGAAGGTGAATGAGGTCACGCCTGCCTTGTTTGCGGCAGGCCCTACGCCCCAGGCCATGGCGGCTTTGCCGGAAGCCACGATCCTCGGCCATATCCGCCAACTGGGTCTGGCCAAGACCAAGGCCCGCAATGTGAAGCGGTTGGCTGAGTTGTTGTTGGAGCGCCACGGCGGCGACGTGCCGGCCAGCTTTCAAGCCTTGGAAGCGTTGCCGGGTGTCGGCCATAAAACGGCATCGGTGGTGATGGCGCAGGCCTTCGGCGTTCCTGCCTTTCCGGTCGACACCCATATCCATCGCCTGGCGCAGCGTTGGGGGCTCAGCAGTGGTGTGAGTGTGACCCGCACAGAAACCGATCTCAAGCGCTTGTTTCCCAAGCACGCCTGGAACAAGTTGCATCTGCAGATCATTTTTTATGGCCGCGAGTTCTGCACCGCACGCGGCTGTGATGGAACGGTGTGTCCGCTATGCCGTGAGTTGTATCCCAAGCGCCGCAAGCCGGTGGCTTGGATCAAAGCCTGACTCGTTGAGCTGCGCCTCCTCCCGAGCCCGGCACCAAGACAACAAAAAGCCCCCGCTTGCGCGGGGGCTTCTGGTTCAACCGTGATTGAACCGTTTTGAGGATCAACCTCAGCCGATGGCGGGGGCAGTCAGAGCCACGGGGGTGGCTTCTGCAGCAGCCAGGTCGAGGGGGAAGTTGTGAGCGTTGCGCTCGTGCATCACTTCCATACCCAGGTTGGCGCGGTTCAGCACGTCGGCCCAGGTGTTCAGCACACGACCCTGGGAATCCAGGATCGACTGGTTGAAGTTGAAGCCGTTCAGGTTGAACGCCATGGTGCTCACGCCCAGGGCGGTGAACCAGATGCCGACCACAGGCCAGGCAGCCAGGAAGAAGTGCAAGCTGCGGCTGTTGTTGAAGCTGGCGTATTGGAAGATCAGGCGACCGAAGTAACCGTGGGCAGCCACGATGTTGTAGGTCTCTTCCTCTTGGCCGAACTTGTAGCCGTAGTTCTGGGACTCGCTCTCGGTGGTTTCACGCACCAGGGAGGAGGTCACCAGGGAGCCGTGCATGGCGGAGAACAGGCTGCCGCCGAACACACCAGCCACACCAAGCATGTGGAAGGGGTGCATCAGGATGTTGTGCTCAGCCTGGAACACCAGCATGTAGTTGAAGGTGCCGCTGATACCCAGGGGCATGGCGTCCGAGAAGGAGCCCTGACCGAAGGGATACACAAGGAACACAGCAGAGGCTGCGGCCACGGGTGCGCTGTAAGCAACGCAGATCCAGGGGCGCATGCCCAGGCGGTAGGAGAGTTCCCACTCACGTCCCATGTAGGCGTAGATGCCGATGAGGAAGTGGAAAACCACCAGCTGGAAAGGACCGCCGTTGTACAGCCACTCGTCGAGGCTGGCGGCTTCCCAGATGGGATAGAAGTGCAGACCAATGGCGTTGCTGCTGGGGATCACAGCGCCAGAGATGATGTTGTTGCCGTACAGCAGGGAGCCGGCAACGGGCTCACGGATGCCGTCGATATCAACCGGGGGAGCGGCGATAAAGGCAACGATGAAGCAGATGGTGGCGGCCAGCAGGCAGGGAATCATCAGAACGCCGAACCAACCCACGTAGAGGCGGTTGTCGGTGCTGGTGACCCACTCGCAGAACTGGTTCCACGCAGAAGCGCCTTGGCGCTGCTGGATGGTGGTGGTCATGAGTACGGGATACGTAGTGCTCAGCAGCCAAGCCCGAATGGACTCGTTGTTGAGCGGGAAGGAAGGACAGGCCGGAAACCCGCCCTGCCACAGATGAATGTAACGGATGTTTGCGCCGTGTGACGCCCGCTTAAGGCTCGAGCTGGCGGGTTCGGCCAGCAGTGGTGCTTATCTCAAGGATCAGCTGTGCTTGTGACCCCAGTGACGGCAGGCGATTTGGTGACTTGGAGTCCCAGCGTCACCCTGGTGCCCACCCATGGCTGCTTCAACGCCTGCGACTACTGCAGCTTCCGGGTTCCCCTCGATCAGGCCGTGCCCCTGGGGCTGCCGGAGGCCAAGGAACAGTTGATGGCGCGCCCGTCGGCAGCTGAGGTGTTGCTCCTCAGCGGTGAGGTCCCTCCCGATTCCCCCACGCGGAAGGCCTGGTTCGCGCGCTTGCGCCAGCTCAGCCGTTTGGCCCTCGCCCGTGGGCGCTTGCCGCACACCAACGCCGGGCCCCTCTCGCGCCACGAAATGGCAGCCCTGGCCCGTCTCAATCCTTCGATGGGGTTGATGCTCGAAGGGGTAGGCCCCGCCTACGACGCCTTGCACCGCCGCGCTCCCAGCAAAACCCTGGCGATGCGGCTGGGGCAGTTGGAGCAGGCCGGCCGGTTGGGGGTGCCCTTCACCACTGGCTTGTTGCTTGGTGTCGGCGAAACGATGGCGGACCGTTCCCGCGCGTTGGAGTTGCTGGCGGTTTTGCAGCGGCGCTGGGGGCATCTCCAAGAGGTGATCCTTCAGCCCTGGCGGCCGGATGGCGAGGCTGCCAGACCCCTCAGTGCCCTGGAGCAGCGCGATCTCCTGGAGGTGATTGCCATGGCGCGGGAGCTCTTGCCGCCCGAGGTTCATCTGCAGACCCCTCCCAATCTCTGGCCCCTCGCCCAGTTGCCTGCGGCACTCGAAGCAGGCATCAACGATCTCGGCGGGATCGACTGCGTGGATGTGATCAATCCGGCCTATCCGCAGCCCACCCCCGAGGTGTTGCGGCAGCTGCTCGCTCCCTTGGGTTGGCGGCTCGAGCCCCGCACCTGCGTGCATCACCATTGGTGGCCCCTGCTGCCTTCCGCCCTGAAACGGCACGTGGAGCAGTGTGCGCGCTTGTTAGCGTCCGATCCGGCCCAGGCCCACGCGCCCCACACCTGACTGCCAGTGCGACACGCCTCCCTGGAGGAACAGCGGGTGCTGCTGGTGCGCCTGCCTTGTAACCCCATCTTTCCGATCGGCCCCGTTTACCTGGCCGATCACATCCACAAACAATTTCCCCAGGTTGAGCAGCGCCTGCTCGATCTGGCGGCGGTTCCGCTTCTGGATGTGGACGCTGTGCTGCGCGAGCAGATCGAACGGTTTGAGCCTTCGCTGCTGGTGTTCTCCTGGCGCGATATCCAGATTTATGCCCCGGTGGATGGGCGCGGCGGCAATCCGCTCCAGAACTCCTTTGAGGTGTTCTATGCCCGCAATCCGCTGAAGCGTTTGCGCGGTGCCATCGGTGGACTGCGCCTGATGGGCTCCTTCTACGGCGAACTGTGGCGCAATCTGCGCTTGGTGCGCCGAGGCCTGCGGGCCGCACGCCGCTTCCAGCCTGAGGCCCGTGCCGTGCTCGGCGGTGGCGCCGTGAGTGTGTTTTACGAGCAGCTGGGTCGCCAATTACCCCGCGGCACCGTGGTGTCGGTGGGGGAAGGGGAGCCGCTGCTGGAGAAGCTGATTCGCGGCGAATCCTTGGAGGGTGAGCGCTGCTTCATCGCTGGCGCGGAGCCCAGGCCCGGGCTGATCCACGAGCAGCCGGCCGGCATGGAGAAAACTGCCTGCGATTACAGCTATATCGCCTCAATTTGGCCCCAGCTCGACTGGTATCTCGACGGCGGCGACTTCTACGTGGGCGTGCAGACCAAGCGCGGCTGTCCTCATAACTGTTGTTACTGCGTGTACACCGTGGTGGAAGGCAAGGCGGTGCGCGTGAACCCCGTGGAGGAGGTGATCGCCGAGATGCGTCAGCTCTACGCCAAGGGGGTGCGGGGCTTCTGGTTCACCGACGCGCAGTTCATCCCGGCTCGCCGCTACATCGAAGACGCCAAGGAGCTGCTGCGGGCGATCCAGGCCCAGGGCTGGAGCGACATCCGCTGGGCTGCCTACATCCGTGCCGACAACCTCGACGCCGAGTTGGCGGAGCTGATGGTGGCCACGGGGATGGATTACTTCGAGATCGGCATCACCTCCGGCTCCCAGGAGCTCGTGCGCAAGATGCGCATGGGCTACAACCTGCGCACCGTGCTGGAGAACTGCCGCCTGTTGGCCCGGGCTGGTTTCCGAGAGCACGTGTCGGTCAACTACTCGTTCAACGTGATCGACGAGCGTCCGGAGACGATTCGCCAGACGGTGGCGTACCACCGCGAGCTGGAGCGCATTTTCGGAGCCGACAAGGTGGAGCCGGCGATCTTTTTCATTGGCCTCCAGCCCCATACCCACCTGGAGCAGTACGGCTTCGATCAGGGTCTGATCAAGCCGGGCTACAACCCGATGAGCATGCTCCCCTGGACCGCCCGCCAGCTGCTCTGGAATCCCGAGCCCATGGGCAGCACCTTCGGTCGCATCTGCCTGGAGGCGTTTGAGCGCAACCCCGCCGATTTCGGGCGCACGGTGATGGATCTGCTCGAGCGCGATTACGGCATCGCCCCCCTGGAGGAGGCGTTGCATGCTCCGGTGGAGGGCCGGCGCGCCTTGGCGACCGCCACCCGCTGATTAGCTCTGCGGCAGGTGCAGTTCGGCCTGCAATCCCCCAAGCTCGGAGCTATTCAGGGCAAGCCGCCCACCGTGCAACTGGCAGCAGCGTTCCACGATGGTGAGCCCCACGCCCGAGCGGTTGCGTTGCTGCCGGTCGTCGGCGGGGGCGATGCGGGGCATACCGAGCAGATTGGCGCTGCTTAGACCGCGACCGCTGTCTTCCACCAGCAGCACCACGTAGTGGCGCTGCTGCTCGGCGGCCAGCCGGATCGGAGGGGCGCCGTAGCGAATCGCGTTGTCGATCAGGTTTTGCAGGGCTCGCTCGATCAGGGCTTGATCCAGACGCACCAGCAGCCGTGGCACGGCCAGATCAATCGGCTGCTGGGGATAGCTGGCTGCCACCCGTTCACACAGTTCATCGAGGGCGCTCAGCCGCGGCCGGAAGGGTTCGGTTTGCTCGCCGGCGGCCTCCTGCAGCAGGTGGGTGAGGCTGATCAGTCGATCGATCTCCACCCGCAGCTGCGGTAGGGCCTCGCTCCAGGCGGTGGCTTCGCTCGGTTGGTCCTCCAAGCGCTCCACCCGCATCGACAAACGGGTGAGCGGGCTGCCCAGGTCATGGGCCAGGCCCTGCAGAAAACGGCGCCGTGATTCGTACTGTTGATTGAGCTGCTCGAGCACGCGGTTGATGCGAATGCTCAGTTCGCGCATCGCGCCCATGCCCCCTTCCGGTACCAGCTCCAGCTCGCCGGAGGGCATGGCCGGCAGTTGTCTGAGCAGTTGTTGGATCGGACGTTGCAGCTGCCACTGCAGAAATAGCGCCATTCCGCTGCTGCCCCCCAGCAGCAGGCTCCCGATCCGGATCGCTGGCCAGAGCCAGGGCAGGGCGGTGCCGGGGCTGGCATAGACCCATAGCAGTGGCTCTGCTGCGGTGGAGCGCTGCACCGCCAACCAATAGCCCCCGAGCCAGCTGCGTTGGCTTGGAGGATCGCGGCGCAGGGGCCCGGCTAGCCCCTCATCCTTGAGGCTGCTGCGTAGGGCGTCGGCTTCTTGCCCTGCGGCAGGAAGGCTCTCCGGCGGCGGTTGTACGGCGGCCCAGATGCGCAGGGGGCGTTGTTGCCCGCGGCTGGCGGGCTGTCCTTGTAATTGCTTGGCCTGGCGCGTCAGGCTCAGGCTGATCGCCTGGGTGGTGGTGGTTTGCAGCAGCTTGGGCATCCCCAGGCTGAGCAGAGCGAAGCTGCCCGCCCAGGCACTGGCCACGCAGAGGAGCAAGCGCAGGCTGTCGCTTCCCGTGAAGCCTCGAAATCGGTTGGCCCCCGCCCCCATCCGTTCAGGCCTGGGGGTCGATCTGCACGTCGGCGTTCAGGCGATAACCCCGGCCGCGCACCGCTTCGATCATGCGGCCGCTGCCGCGCTTGCAGCTGTTCAGCAATTTCCGCAGCTTGGAGATGCGCACATCGATGCTGCGGCTGTTGGTGGCATCCACCAGGCTGCCGGTGGCCTGGCAAAGCTGTTCGCGCTCAAAGGCAATGCCGGGTGAGAGGCAGAAGAAGCTGAGCAGCGAGGCATCACCTCGGCTGAGGCTGTTCACCACGCCCGTAGGGCCCTGCAGTTCCAGCCGAGCTGGATCAAACACCAAGGTATTGATCCGGAAGATCTGCTCGGGTGGCCGTTGGGGCGTGAGTTCGCGGCGGTAGTCGAGCAGGCGCTCCAGCCGCAGCTGCAGCTCACGCCACAGGAACGGTTTGGCCATGTAGTCGTCGGCACCGGTTTCCAGGCCTTCGATGCGTTCATCAGCGGCCCCCAGTGCCGAGAGCATCAGCACCGGGAAGCGATGGCCCTGCTCGCGCAAACGCTCCAGCAGGTGGGTGCCGCTCTGGCCGGGCAGCAGTCGATCCAGCACCAGCACGTGGGGCATCTCGTCGTGCAGCGCCTGATCAAGGCCATCGCCGTCTTCAAAGCTGCGGGTCTGCCAGCCGCAGCTGTTGAAGCGCTCCTCCAGCAGAGAGAGGAGGTCGCGATCGTCGTCCACCACCCACACCCGGGCATCGGGGTGGTTCGAGGTCGCAAGCCGTTGGGCGGTGGTTGCCGTCATGGTGCGCTGGAGCTGCTGGTTGTATTCCACCAAGGCCGGCGGGCCAAGAGCAACAGGCTGAGGCCGAGCATGCCGATCCAACCCCCGATCGGGTTATCGGGACCCATCAGCCAGGCCGGGGTTCCAGGTGGGATCAGCACCAGTCCTTGATGCAGCACAAACCAGCCGCCCACCAGGCCGCCATGCAGGCCAATGGCCCCCCAGATCAGCCCTCCATCGGCCCGGCGTTGCAAGCCCAGGGCCAAGCCGAGCAGCAACAGGCCGATCAGCAGGCCGATCAGCAGCACAGGAGGCAGGTTGAAGCGCGTGTGCACCAGGCTGAACAGGCCTGCTTGCAGCCAAAGTGCACGCTGGCGCCCAAGCAACAGGCTGAGTTCTCCGAGAAGCCAACCGCGAAACAGCAGTTCTTCCGCGAAGGCCACCCCCAGCCCGAGGGCGGCGGCGTTCAGCAACAGACCCGCATTGAGGCGGGGCATCCAGCTCAGCTGCCCCGTTAATGCCAATGCCACCAGTACCAGGGCCAACAGGGCGGCGGCCTTGAACACACCTCGCAGCAGTGCCTTGAGCACCGCAGCGGGGTTGCCCCTCACCCCCAGGCGTCGCCAGGGTTCGGGGTCATCCCAGCAGCGACGCACGCGCCTGGGCAGCGTGACCAGCAGGGCTCCTACGGCCGCCAGCGCCGCCAAGCTGGCCTGCAGCGCACTGGGCACACCCAGCGCTTGCAGCAGCAGCTGAAATCCCAGAAACACAGCCACCAGTGCAGCTGGGTAGAGCACGGTGCTCCACCAGTGCAGCTGCGGACCGGTGGCGTGGTGCATCAGCTTTCCGGTTCGATCGTGCTGGTGAGCCCTTTGGCTTTGAGCGTTTCGCTGTAAAACTCCGCCGGCTCGATATCGCACACGATCACCAGGCCCACGCCAGTGTTGTGGGCCTCCAGCATCACGGCGATGGCGTCTTGCTCGCTGAGCGAGGGCACCACCTGCCTCAGGGTGCCCACCACGTATTCCATGGTGTTCACCGGGTCGTTGTGCAGCAGCACCTTGTAGCGGGGCGAGGGCTTGCGCACCCGCTCCGGGGCTTTCTCCATCACGGCGCCGCCGCCGCTTTCACGGCCGGGCGTTTGGGTGGCGGTGAAAGCGGCTGTGCAGGGGGTGGATCGAGGCATCCAGTCCAACTCCGGCATCACGACAGCGGACTTTAGGCAGCAACTCAGGCCGCAGCGGCTGCTGGAGCCAGGGCGGCCTGGATGCGACGCATCGCTTCCAGCACGTTCTCGCGGCTGTTGAAGGCCGAGAGGCGGAAGTAACCCTCGCCGGCGGCGCCGAAGCCGCTGCCGGGGGTGCCCACCACGTTGGCCTGGTTGAGCAGCAGATCGAAGAAGCCCCAGGAATCCACGCCCTCAGGGGTTTTGATCCACACATAGGGGGCTTGCTCTCCGCCGTACACCTGCAGGCCGGCGGCGCTCAGCTCGCGGCGAATAATCGCAGCGTTCTCCATGTAGAAGCTGATCAGGGCCTTCACCTGGGCCTGGCCTTCAGGGGAATACACCGCTTCGGCGCCGCGCTGCACGATGTAGCTCACGCCGTTGAACTTGGTGCACTGGCGGCGGTTCCACAGGGCCCACAGCTCCACCGCTTCCCCATTGGCGGCGGTGCCCATCAGGCCGCGGGGCACCACGGTGAGGGCGCAGCGGGTGCCGGTGAAGCCAGCGTTTTTGGAGAAGGAGCGGAATTCGATCGCGCACTCGCGGGCGCCTTCGATCTCATAGATCGAGTGGGGCAGCGCGGGGTCCTGAATGAACGCCTCATAGGCCGCATCGAACAGGATCAGGGCGCCGTTGGCACGGGCGTAGTCCACCCAGGCCTTGAGCTGTTCCTTGGTGGCCACCGCACCCGTGGGGTTGTTGGGGAAGCAGAGGTAGATCAGATCCACCTTCTCGCTCGGGATCTGGGCGGTGAAGTTGTTGGCGGCGTTGATCGGCAGGTAGGTGAGCCCGCCGTACTGGCCGGCGTCATCGGCATCGCCGGTGCGGCCCGCCATCACGTTGCTGTCCACATACACCGGATACACCGGGTCGGTGACGGCGATGCGGTTGCCTTCGCCCAGGATGTCGAGGATGTTGGCGCTGTCGCACTTGGAGCCGTCGGAGACGAAGATCTCCTCGGCGCTGATCTGGCAGCCGCGGGCCTGGAAATCGTGCTGGGCGATGGCCTCACGCAGCCAGAGGTAGCCCTGCTCGGGGCCATAGCCGTGGAAGCCTTCGCGGGTTCCCATTTCATCCACCGCGGCCTTCATGGCGTTGCGGCAGGCCTCGGGCAGCGGTTCGGTCACATCGCCGATGCCCAGGCGGATGATCGGGGCGTTGGGGTTGGCTTCGCTGAAGGCCTTCACCCGCCGAGCGATCTCGGGGAAGAGATAACCAGCCTTGAGCTTGAGGTAATTGCCGTTGACCTGGGCCATGTCGCGACTGGGCCACGCGGGCCCCTTGGGTACTGGGCGCGATTGTCCTATGCGGTGGTGGCCTTCCGGGGTGCACCGCTGCATACGATCGATGCAGCGCTGCCGCCGCCACCGTGACTGTTGCTCCCGCTCAGCCGGTGGATTTCGAGGCCTTGGTGGATCGCACCATCGCCAAGCCGGGCCGCTACCTCGGCAATGAGCTCGGCGTGCAGCCGCGCGACTGGGATCAGGCCTGGCCGGCCGCTGGCGTGCGCTGGGCGCTCACCTACCCCGAGATCTACGAGGTGGGGTCGAGCAACACCGGTCACATCATTCTCTATTCGATTCTGAACAGCGTTCCGGGTCAGCTGTGTGATCGCAGCTATCTGCCTGGCCCGGATCTGGCGGAGCGGTTGCGTGCCCGCGGTGAGGCCCTCTTTGCGGTGGAAAGCCGCAGGCCCCTCCCCGCGTTCGACATTCTCGGGTTCTCGCTCAGCTACGAGCTGGGCGCCACCAACATCCTCTCGATGCTGGAGCTGGCCCAGGTGCCGCTCCGGGCCGCTGATCGCGGTGATCTCCCCCTATCGGATCCGGCGGCTCCGCCGCTGATCTTTGCCGGCGGCCCCACGGCCACCAGTAACCCCGAGCCATTCGCGGCCTTCTTCGACTTCGTGGTGCTGGGGGATGGCGAAGAGGTGCTGCCGGAGATCGGGCTGGTGGTGGCCGAAGCCAAGGCCGCTGGCCTGAGCCGGCGCGAGCTGTTGATCGATCTGGCGCAGGTGCCGGGTGTGTATGTGCCGGCCCTCTACGGCCCAGCTGCCGATGGCGTGACCCAAGTGCCGCTGCTGGCAGGAGTGCCAGAGCGGGTGCTGCGGCGCACCGCCACGCCGATGCCCCACTACGCCATGGGGTTGGTGCCCCACATCGAAACGGTGCACGACCGGCTCACGGTGGAGATTCGCCGCGGCTGCACCCGCGGCTGCCGCTTCTGCCAGCCCGGCATGCTCACGCGCCCCGCCCGCGATGTGGAACCCGAAGCGGTGATCGAGGCGATCGAAACCGGCATGGAGCGCACCGGCTATTCCGATTTCTCGCTGCTGTCGCTGAGCTGCTCCGATTACCTCGCCCTACCGGCCGTGGGGGTGGAGCTGCGCAACCGCCTCGCCGATAAAAATGTGAGCCTCACGCTGCCCAGTCAGCGGGTGGACCGCTTCGACGAGAACATCGCCCACATCCTCGGGGGCACCCGCAAGGCGGGCCTCACGTTTGCACCGGAAGCCGGCACTCAGCGCCTGCGCGACATCGTGAACAAGGGCCTCACCGACGAGGAGCTGCTGCGCGGGATCCGCACCGCCATGGAGAACGGCTACCGCAAGGTGAAGCTCTATTTCATGATCGGTCTGCCAGGGGAAACCGATGCCGATGTGATTGGCAT includes:
- a CDS encoding sensor histidine kinase KdpD encodes the protein MGAGANRFRGFTGSDSLRLLLCVASAWAGSFALLSLGMPKLLQTTTTQAISLSLTRQAKQLQGQPASRGQQRPLRIWAAVQPPPESLPAAGQEADALRSSLKDEGLAGPLRRDPPSQRSWLGGYWLAVQRSTAAEPLLWVYASPGTALPWLWPAIRIGSLLLGGSSGMALFLQWQLQRPIQQLLRQLPAMPSGELELVPEGGMGAMRELSIRINRVLEQLNQQYESRRRFLQGLAHDLGSPLTRLSMRVERLEDQPSEATAWSEALPQLRVEIDRLISLTHLLQEAAGEQTEPFRPRLSALDELCERVAASYPQQPIDLAVPRLLVRLDQALIERALQNLIDNAIRYGAPPIRLAAEQQRHYVVLLVEDSGRGLSSANLLGMPRIAPADDRQQRNRSGVGLTIVERCCQLHGGRLALNSSELGGLQAELHLPQS
- a CDS encoding response regulator transcription factor — protein: MTATTAQRLATSNHPDARVWVVDDDRDLLSLLEERFNSCGWQTRSFEDGDGLDQALHDEMPHVLVLDRLLPGQSGTHLLERLREQGHRFPVLMLSALGAADERIEGLETGADDYMAKPFLWRELQLRLERLLDYRRELTPQRPPEQIFRINTLVFDPARLELQGPTGVVNSLSRGDASLLSFFCLSPGIAFEREQLCQATGSLVDATNSRSIDVRISKLRKLLNSCKRGSGRMIEAVRGRGYRLNADVQIDPQA
- a CDS encoding type II CAAX prenyl endopeptidase Rce1 family protein, whose amino-acid sequence is MHHATGPQLHWWSTVLYPAALVAVFLGFQLLLQALGVPSALQASLAALAAVGALLVTLPRRVRRCWDDPEPWRRLGVRGNPAAVLKALLRGVFKAAALLALVLVALALTGQLSWMPRLNAGLLLNAAALGLGVAFAEELLFRGWLLGELSLLLGRQRALWLQAGLFSLVHTRFNLPPVLLIGLLIGLLLLGLALGLQRRADGGLIWGAIGLHGGLVGGWFVLHQGLVLIPPGTPAWLMGPDNPIGGWIGMLGLSLLLLARRPWWNTTSSSSAP
- the clpS gene encoding ATP-dependent Clp protease adapter ClpS, with product MPRSTPCTAAFTATQTPGRESGGGAVMEKAPERVRKPSPRYKVLLHNDPVNTMEYVVGTLRQVVPSLSEQDAIAVMLEAHNTGVGLVIVCDIEPAEFYSETLKAKGLTSTIEPES
- a CDS encoding LL-diaminopimelate aminotransferase produces the protein MAQVNGNYLKLKAGYLFPEIARRVKAFSEANPNAPIIRLGIGDVTEPLPEACRNAMKAAVDEMGTREGFHGYGPEQGYLWLREAIAQHDFQARGCQISAEEIFVSDGSKCDSANILDILGEGNRIAVTDPVYPVYVDSNVMAGRTGDADDAGQYGGLTYLPINAANNFTAQIPSEKVDLIYLCFPNNPTGAVATKEQLKAWVDYARANGALILFDAAYEAFIQDPALPHSIYEIEGARECAIEFRSFSKNAGFTGTRCALTVVPRGLMGTAANGEAVELWALWNRRQCTKFNGVSYIVQRGAEAVYSPEGQAQVKALISFYMENAAIIRRELSAAGLQVYGGEQAPYVWIKTPEGVDSWGFFDLLLNQANVVGTPGSGFGAAGEGYFRLSAFNSRENVLEAMRRIQAALAPAAAAA